In Paracoccaceae bacterium Fryx2, a single genomic region encodes these proteins:
- the aspS gene encoding aspartate--tRNA ligase: protein MHAYRSHTCAGLNRSHVGQDVRLSGWVHRVRDHGGVLFIDLRDHYGITQVIADADSAAFAGLEAVRAEWVIRIDGVVKGRDAGLVNPKLPTGEIEVYAKGFTVLGAADELPMPVFGEVDYPEETRLTYRFLDLRRDKLHGNMMLRSNVVRSMRQRMWDQGFTEFQTPIITASSPEGARDFLVPSRLHPGKFYALPQAPQQFKQLIMVAGFDRYFQIAPCFRDEDPRADRSPTDFYQLDIEMSFVEQADVFAAVQPVVQGIFEEFAPEKKVYADWPLIAYRDSLKWYGSDKPDLRNPIRMQEVSEHFRGSGFAIFAKLLENEGTEVRAIPAPGGGSRKFCDRMNAFAQKEGLPGMGYIFWRDRGDNPSGPSREDIGNGWGMGPVDPTDPTQRQAALEVGLFYDDRAQTWMEAAGPLAKNIGPERTEAIRQQLGLGVGDAAFFLGGKPEQFEAVAGRARNEIGRELKLTEENCFRFAWIVDFPMYEKTDEGKIDFSHNPFSMPQGGLEALNGDPLKVYAYQYDLACNGYELISGGIRNHKPEIMFKAFELAGYPASEVEKRFGGMVKAFRYGAPPHGGCAAGIDRIVMLLADEANIREVIMFPMNQRAEDLLMGAPSEPLNAQLRELGLRVVPKE from the coding sequence ATGCACGCCTATCGCAGCCATACTTGTGCCGGTCTGAACCGGAGCCATGTCGGACAGGATGTCCGGCTTTCGGGCTGGGTTCACCGGGTGCGCGACCATGGCGGGGTGCTGTTCATCGACCTGCGCGACCACTATGGCATCACGCAGGTGATCGCCGACGCCGACAGCGCCGCCTTTGCCGGGCTGGAGGCGGTGCGGGCGGAATGGGTGATCCGGATCGACGGCGTGGTGAAGGGGCGGGATGCCGGGTTGGTGAACCCCAAGCTGCCGACCGGCGAGATCGAGGTTTATGCGAAGGGCTTCACCGTGCTTGGGGCGGCGGACGAATTGCCGATGCCGGTGTTCGGCGAGGTCGATTACCCCGAGGAAACCCGGCTGACCTATCGGTTTCTGGACCTGCGGCGCGACAAGCTGCATGGCAACATGATGCTGCGGTCCAACGTGGTGCGTTCCATGCGGCAGCGGATGTGGGATCAGGGGTTCACCGAGTTCCAGACGCCGATCATCACCGCATCTTCCCCCGAAGGGGCGCGCGATTTCCTGGTGCCTTCCCGTCTGCATCCGGGCAAGTTCTATGCCCTGCCGCAGGCGCCGCAGCAGTTCAAGCAGTTGATCATGGTGGCCGGGTTTGACCGCTATTTCCAGATCGCGCCCTGTTTCCGCGACGAAGACCCGCGCGCCGACCGCAGCCCCACCGATTTCTACCAGCTTGATATCGAGATGAGTTTTGTCGAACAGGCGGACGTGTTTGCCGCCGTGCAGCCGGTGGTGCAGGGCATCTTCGAGGAATTCGCGCCGGAAAAGAAGGTCTATGCCGACTGGCCGCTGATCGCCTATCGCGACAGCCTGAAATGGTATGGCAGCGACAAGCCCGACCTGCGCAACCCGATCCGGATGCAGGAGGTTTCCGAGCATTTCCGGGGGTCTGGCTTCGCGATTTTCGCGAAACTGCTGGAAAACGAGGGCACCGAGGTGCGCGCGATTCCGGCGCCCGGGGGGGGCAGCCGCAAGTTCTGCGACCGGATGAACGCCTTTGCCCAGAAGGAAGGGCTGCCGGGGATGGGGTATATCTTCTGGCGGGATCGAGGCGACAACCCTTCCGGTCCATCGCGCGAAGATATTGGTAACGGTTGGGGAATGGGGCCTGTCGATCCCACTGATCCGACGCAGAGGCAGGCTGCCCTCGAAGTCGGGCTTTTCTATGATGACCGCGCGCAGACATGGATGGAAGCCGCAGGCCCATTGGCCAAGAACATCGGACCCGAGCGGACCGAAGCCATCCGCCAGCAACTCGGCCTTGGCGTGGGCGACGCGGCCTTCTTCCTTGGCGGCAAGCCGGAGCAGTTCGAGGCGGTGGCGGGGCGGGCGCGCAACGAGATCGGGCGTGAGTTGAAGCTGACCGAGGAGAACTGCTTCCGCTTCGCCTGGATCGTCGATTTCCCGATGTACGAGAAGACCGACGAGGGCAAGATCGACTTCAGCCACAACCCGTTCTCGATGCCGCAGGGGGGGCTTGAGGCGCTCAACGGCGACCCGCTGAAAGTCTATGCCTATCAGTATGATCTGGCCTGCAACGGCTATGAGTTGATCAGTGGCGGCATCCGCAACCACAAGCCCGAGATCATGTTCAAGGCGTTCGAACTGGCGGGCTACCCCGCGTCGGAGGTGGAAAAGCGGTTTGGCGGCATGGTCAAGGCGTTCCGCTACGGCGCGCCGCCGCACGGCGGTTGTGCAGCGGGGATCGACCGGATCGTGATGCTGCTGGCCGACGAGGCGAACATCCGCGAGGTCATCATGTTCCCGATGAACCAGCGCGCCGAAGACCTGCTGATGGGCGCGCCGTCCGAACCGCTGAACGCGCAGTTGCGCGAACTGGGTCTGCGGGTGGTGCCGAAGGAATGA
- a CDS encoding aminodeoxychorismate synthase component I: protein MAATEEQRVILCEFGPDGVPVQFQNPATVVEAVEACQLGPAMAALDAARARGAWIAGFVAFEAGYALEPRLVPLMPGARPAPLLRMGVFDAPQDAAATLALAHQAGLGTCMTAPEPLVTRADYDAAMARVRDYIAAGDCYQVNLTFPMRADLVSGSPLGLYGALRRTGAVGHGAYVDLGGAVVVSRSPELFFAVDAAGRIMARPMKGTAPRDPDPARDAAIAAALQVSEKDRAENLMIVDLLRNDIARLARVGSVRVPALFAMERYATVHQMTSTVVGDLAAPPTLAGLMAALFPCGSVTGAPKIRAMQIIREVEPWPRGVYCGAVGWMAPDGRADFSVAIRTLSVAGPAVTLNVGGGVTHGSTAEGEWEEALWKARFVAAAICRT from the coding sequence ATGGCGGCAACGGAAGAACAGCGCGTGATCCTGTGCGAATTCGGGCCGGACGGCGTGCCGGTGCAGTTTCAGAACCCGGCAACGGTGGTCGAGGCGGTCGAAGCCTGCCAGCTTGGCCCGGCGATGGCGGCGCTGGATGCCGCGCGGGCGCGGGGCGCGTGGATCGCGGGGTTCGTGGCGTTCGAGGCGGGCTATGCGCTGGAACCGCGGCTGGTGCCCCTGATGCCCGGGGCGCGGCCCGCGCCGCTGCTGCGGATGGGCGTGTTCGACGCCCCGCAGGATGCCGCCGCGACGCTGGCGCTGGCGCATCAGGCGGGGTTGGGCACCTGCATGACGGCGCCCGAACCGCTGGTCACGCGCGCGGATTATGACGCGGCGATGGCGCGGGTGCGCGACTATATCGCGGCGGGCGACTGCTATCAGGTGAACCTGACCTTCCCGATGCGGGCGGACCTGGTGTCGGGCAGCCCGCTTGGCCTTTACGGCGCGCTGCGGCGCACCGGGGCGGTGGGGCATGGCGCCTACGTCGATCTGGGCGGGGCGGTGGTGGTGTCACGCTCGCCCGAGCTGTTCTTTGCGGTCGATGCGGCCGGGCGGATCATGGCGCGCCCGATGAAGGGCACCGCACCCCGCGACCCCGACCCGGCGCGCGACGCGGCGATTGCGGCGGCCCTGCAGGTGTCGGAAAAGGACCGGGCCGAGAACCTGATGATCGTCGATCTGTTGCGCAACGACATCGCGCGGCTGGCGCGGGTGGGCTCGGTCCGGGTGCCCGCGCTGTTCGCGATGGAACGCTATGCGACGGTGCATCAGATGACCTCGACCGTGGTCGGCGATCTGGCCGCGCCGCCGACGCTGGCGGGGCTGATGGCGGCTTTGTTCCCCTGCGGGTCGGTGACCGGCGCGCCGAAGATCCGGGCGATGCAGATCATCCGCGAGGTCGAGCCCTGGCCGCGCGGTGTCTATTGCGGTGCTGTCGGCTGGATGGCGCCGGACGGGCGGGCCGATTTCTCGGTGGCGATCCGGACGCTGTCGGTGGCGGGGCCGGCGGTGACGCTGAATGTCGGCGGCGGCGTCACGCATGGCTCGACCGCAGAGGGGGAATGGGAGGAGGCACTGTGGAAAGCCCGGTTCGTGGCGGCGGCGATCTGCCGGACGTGA
- a CDS encoding DUF2219 family protein, whose amino-acid sequence MKTALLLCSLAAILGLSLVAPVAAQDRVTLGLGRIFANDAIGDGRDRWRSGGYALSLMRGPGWDGQLPGRAGEILEFRLRSEVIAPEDLVNPDPDDRRYVGALSLGVHTHFALGAAEVSAGGDLVFTGPQTGIGAFQRNIHNLLGLPKPRVLGDQIPDQVFPTVSAEIGRSVRLNDRVTLRPFAQAQAGVESLVRVGGDMVVGQFGAGGLMIRDVITGQRVEGIEGADVPGLSFTLGGDVAHVFDSGYLPDGGLATLNDTRTRLRAGVHWQGETSEAFYGVTLLGKEFEEQPDPQLVGSLSLRLRF is encoded by the coding sequence ATGAAGACGGCTCTCTTGCTATGTTCGCTGGCGGCGATTCTGGGTCTGTCTCTGGTCGCGCCGGTCGCGGCGCAGGACCGGGTGACGCTGGGCTTGGGCCGGATCTTCGCCAACGATGCCATCGGTGACGGGCGTGACCGCTGGCGGTCAGGCGGCTATGCGCTGAGCCTGATGCGCGGCCCGGGCTGGGACGGGCAGTTGCCGGGCAGGGCGGGCGAGATCCTGGAGTTCCGGCTGCGCAGCGAGGTCATCGCCCCGGAGGATCTGGTGAACCCCGACCCGGATGACCGCCGCTATGTCGGGGCGCTGTCGCTGGGGGTGCATACCCATTTCGCGCTGGGCGCGGCCGAGGTCAGCGCCGGGGGCGACCTGGTGTTCACCGGGCCGCAGACCGGCATCGGGGCGTTTCAGCGCAACATCCACAATCTGCTGGGGCTGCCGAAGCCGCGCGTGCTGGGCGACCAGATCCCCGATCAGGTGTTTCCGACCGTGTCGGCCGAGATCGGACGGTCGGTCCGGCTGAACGACCGCGTCACGCTGCGCCCCTTTGCGCAGGCGCAGGCCGGGGTGGAAAGCCTGGTGCGGGTCGGCGGCGACATGGTGGTGGGCCAGTTCGGCGCGGGCGGCCTGATGATCCGCGACGTGATCACCGGCCAGCGGGTCGAGGGCATCGAGGGCGCGGATGTGCCGGGCCTCAGCTTCACGCTGGGCGGCGACGTGGCGCATGTGTTCGACAGCGGATACCTGCCCGATGGCGGGTTGGCCACGCTGAATGACACGCGGACGCGGCTGCGGGCCGGGGTGCACTGGCAGGGCGAGACTTCGGAAGCCTTTTACGGCGTGACCCTGCTGGGCAAGGAGTTCGAGGAACAGCCGGACCCGCAACTGGTCGGCTCGCTGAGCCTTCGGTTGCGTTTCTGA
- a CDS encoding aminotransferase class IV, with protein MESPVRGGGDLPDVKLIETLGWDGTAFARLPLHLARLAAGVACLGLACDPQAAARALRAAVGSEPSRVRLTLDGAGRLEVTAAPLPPSPPLWRLTPALAPLASADPWLRLKSTRRAAYDAARAALPPWSDEAIFSNERDEVCDGSITTLFFDAGAGLCTPPVTCGLLPGVLRAQLLLEGKAREAVLAAADLPRVKLWVGNSLRGLMPAVWVG; from the coding sequence GTGGAAAGCCCGGTTCGTGGCGGCGGCGATCTGCCGGACGTGAAGCTGATCGAGACGCTGGGGTGGGATGGCACGGCCTTCGCCCGGTTGCCGCTGCATCTGGCGCGTCTGGCGGCGGGGGTGGCGTGCCTCGGCCTTGCCTGCGACCCGCAGGCGGCCGCCCGTGCCCTGCGTGCGGCGGTCGGGTCGGAGCCATCGCGGGTCCGGCTGACGCTGGACGGCGCGGGGCGGCTGGAAGTCACCGCCGCCCCGCTGCCCCCCTCGCCGCCGCTGTGGCGGTTGACGCCCGCGCTGGCGCCGCTGGCCTCTGCCGACCCCTGGCTGAGGCTCAAGTCCACACGACGCGCCGCCTATGACGCCGCCCGCGCCGCCCTGCCCCCCTGGTCGGACGAGGCAATCTTCAGCAACGAACGCGACGAGGTGTGCGACGGCTCCATCACCACGCTGTTCTTCGACGCCGGTGCCGGGCTCTGCACCCCGCCCGTGACCTGCGGCCTGCTGCCCGGCGTGCTGCGGGCGCAGTTGCTGCTGGAAGGCAAGGCCCGCGAGGCGGTGCTTGCCGCCGCCGACCTGCCGCGCGTGAAGCTCTGGGTCGGCAATTCGCTGCGCGGGCTGATGCCTGCGGTCTGGGTGGGCTGA
- a CDS encoding DUF1800 domain-containing protein, which produces MTIDPSVIAAIRFGYGLPLPPGAAATPAAMLAALAGSDRAAAAHPGIALADVLPLMAKAEATRKLAQEGEPQMQAYRDAQQAVEGLAQGAMRVTLARALASPDGFRERLAQFWTDHFTAAPRSKRERALPSAMVNDAIRPHLAGRFADMLRAVTLHPAMLTYLDQVLSVGPTSRQGVRRKRGLNENLARELIELHTLGVGAPYSQDDVRQMAELLTGLGFDVSEGFVFRPNIVEPGAETVLGRSYDGEGVAPILTALDDLAVRPETASHIARKLVVHFVSDEPDPALVGRLAEVFSATGGDLLQVYGALLESPAAWVPPGGKARQPYDFLIASLRALGLGADEITGLAEGPFRRLIVQPMGGMGQPWQAPRGPDGWPERAEAWITPQGMAARISWAMEMPSRLVPDLPDPREFALTALGPLAGERLLWAVERSENIREGVGLVLASPDFNRR; this is translated from the coding sequence ATGACCATTGACCCGTCCGTGATCGCCGCGATCCGCTTCGGTTACGGGCTGCCACTGCCTCCGGGCGCGGCGGCAACGCCTGCGGCGATGCTGGCGGCGCTGGCGGGGTCCGACCGCGCCGCCGCCGCCCACCCCGGCATCGCCCTGGCCGATGTGCTGCCGCTGATGGCCAAAGCCGAGGCGACGCGCAAGCTGGCCCAGGAGGGCGAGCCGCAGATGCAGGCCTACCGCGATGCCCAGCAGGCGGTCGAGGGGCTGGCGCAAGGCGCGATGCGGGTCACGCTGGCGCGGGCGCTGGCCTCGCCCGACGGGTTTCGCGAACGGCTGGCGCAATTCTGGACCGACCATTTCACCGCCGCGCCACGGTCCAAGCGCGAACGGGCGCTGCCCTCGGCGATGGTCAACGATGCCATCCGCCCGCATCTGGCCGGGCGCTTTGCCGACATGCTGCGCGCGGTGACGCTGCATCCGGCGATGCTGACCTATCTGGATCAGGTGCTGTCGGTCGGGCCGACCTCAAGGCAGGGCGTCCGCCGCAAGCGCGGGCTGAACGAGAACCTCGCCCGCGAGCTGATCGAGCTGCACACGCTGGGGGTGGGTGCGCCCTACAGCCAGGACGACGTGCGCCAGATGGCCGAACTGCTGACCGGGCTGGGGTTCGATGTGTCGGAAGGCTTCGTGTTCCGGCCCAATATCGTGGAACCGGGTGCGGAAACCGTGCTGGGGCGCAGCTATGACGGCGAGGGGGTCGCGCCGATCCTGACGGCATTGGATGATCTGGCGGTGCGGCCCGAAACCGCCTCGCATATCGCGCGCAAGCTGGTGGTGCATTTCGTCTCGGACGAGCCCGACCCGGCTTTGGTGGGCCGGCTGGCCGAGGTGTTTTCGGCGACGGGGGGCGACCTGCTGCAGGTCTATGGCGCGCTGCTGGAAAGCCCGGCAGCCTGGGTGCCACCGGGGGGCAAGGCGCGGCAGCCGTATGATTTCCTGATTGCGTCGCTCCGCGCGCTTGGGCTCGGGGCCGACGAGATCACGGGGCTGGCCGAAGGGCCGTTCCGTCGGCTGATCGTGCAGCCGATGGGCGGGATGGGCCAGCCCTGGCAGGCCCCGCGCGGCCCGGACGGGTGGCCAGAACGTGCCGAGGCCTGGATCACGCCGCAGGGCATGGCCGCGCGCATCTCCTGGGCGATGGAGATGCCGTCGCGGCTGGTGCCCGACCTGCCGGACCCGCGCGAGTTTGCGCTGACCGCGCTGGGGCCGCTGGCGGGCGAGCGGCTGCTCTGGGCGGTCGAGCGGTCCGAGAATATCCGCGAAGGGGTGGGGCTGGTGCTGGCCTCGCCCGATTTCAACCGGCGCTAG
- a CDS encoding DUF1501 domain-containing protein, with protein sequence MTIDRRFFLRGLTALGCSAAAHPFLTTVTLAAAGGGAPLGDHRLVVIILRGAMDGLDVVQPLADPLFAQARPTLGVDTGALDLDGYFALNPSLKGLMALWAKGELGFAHAVSTPYRDKRSHFDGQDLLEAGTGTDVGLRAGHDGWLNRMLQAVPGLVAETAFAVGRDAMPLLDGPAPVRNWTPDLKLSLSSQSQLLLDHVYHEDALFRDSAQEAMELAAEADRPRPVAAMVEPAATRPAEGAIKMADVDRLVDFAAERLRGETRIAAFSQTGWDTHKGQRGAIPRPLLRLERTILRLRDQLGPDWGKTTVLAMTEFGRTVRENGSRGTDHGTGGVMLMAGGAIRGGRVLGRWPGLAEADLYDRRDLMPTSDVRAWAAWAMRDLYGFDRNLLETKVFPGLAMGDDPKLIL encoded by the coding sequence ATGACGATCGACAGACGGTTCTTCCTGCGCGGCCTGACGGCGCTGGGCTGTTCGGCGGCAGCGCATCCGTTCCTGACGACGGTGACGCTGGCGGCCGCCGGGGGAGGCGCGCCGCTGGGCGATCACCGGCTGGTGGTGATCATCCTGCGCGGCGCGATGGACGGGCTCGACGTGGTGCAACCGCTGGCCGACCCGCTGTTCGCCCAGGCACGCCCGACGCTGGGCGTCGATACCGGGGCGCTTGATCTTGATGGCTATTTCGCGCTGAACCCGTCACTGAAGGGGCTGATGGCGCTGTGGGCCAAGGGCGAGCTGGGCTTTGCCCATGCAGTCTCGACCCCCTACCGCGACAAGCGCAGCCATTTCGACGGGCAGGACCTGCTGGAGGCCGGCACCGGCACCGATGTCGGGCTGCGGGCCGGGCATGACGGCTGGCTGAACAGGATGCTGCAGGCGGTGCCGGGGCTGGTGGCCGAAACCGCCTTTGCCGTCGGGCGCGATGCGATGCCGCTGCTCGATGGTCCGGCGCCGGTGCGCAACTGGACGCCGGACCTGAAGCTTTCGCTGTCGTCGCAAAGCCAGCTTCTGCTGGACCATGTCTATCACGAGGATGCGCTGTTCCGCGATTCCGCGCAGGAGGCGATGGAACTGGCCGCCGAGGCCGACCGGCCGCGCCCTGTTGCCGCGATGGTCGAGCCTGCCGCCACCAGACCGGCCGAAGGCGCGATCAAGATGGCCGATGTCGACCGGCTGGTCGATTTCGCGGCCGAGCGGCTGCGCGGCGAGACCCGGATCGCGGCATTCTCGCAGACCGGATGGGATACGCACAAGGGCCAGCGCGGCGCCATCCCGCGCCCGCTGCTGCGGCTGGAGCGCACGATCCTTCGGCTGCGCGACCAGCTTGGCCCCGACTGGGGCAAGACGACCGTGCTGGCGATGACCGAGTTCGGCCGCACCGTGCGCGAGAACGGCTCGCGCGGAACCGATCACGGCACCGGCGGAGTGATGCTGATGGCGGGCGGGGCGATCCGCGGCGGGCGGGTGCTGGGGCGCTGGCCTGGCCTCGCCGAGGCCGACCTTTACGACCGCCGCGACCTGATGCCCACCAGCGACGTGCGCGCCTGGGCTGCCTGGGCGATGCGCGACCTTTACGGCTTTGACCGCAATCTGCTGGAAACCAAGGTGTTCCCCGGTCTTGCGATGGGGGATGACCCGAAGCTGATCCTCTGA
- a CDS encoding DUF1993 domain-containing protein: MTPPLFAASVPVFLHYLDRMEGLLDKVRGREQLLASRLVPDMFTAGQQIATAAGFALRVAYPLAGQAVPVLPDPALDRIGLGRRIAATRGALLALDPAAFDGAEARRIRHRAGFAELDQDGAAFLHLFGMPNFVFHVAMAFAILRAAGVEIGKHDFDGLHDYPPGFRL, encoded by the coding sequence ATGACACCACCGCTGTTCGCCGCCTCTGTGCCGGTGTTCCTGCACTACCTCGACCGGATGGAGGGGTTGCTGGACAAGGTGCGGGGGCGCGAGCAGTTGCTGGCCTCGCGGCTGGTGCCCGACATGTTCACCGCCGGGCAGCAGATCGCCACGGCGGCGGGGTTCGCGCTGCGGGTTGCGTATCCGCTGGCCGGGCAGGCGGTGCCGGTGCTGCCCGACCCGGCGCTGGACCGGATCGGGCTGGGGCGCCGGATCGCGGCGACACGGGGCGCGCTGCTGGCACTGGACCCGGCGGCGTTCGACGGGGCAGAGGCCCGGCGCATCCGCCACCGCGCGGGCTTTGCCGAGCTGGACCAGGACGGGGCGGCGTTCCTGCACCTGTTCGGGATGCCGAACTTCGTGTTTCACGTCGCCATGGCCTTTGCCATCCTGCGCGCCGCCGGCGTCGAGATCGGCAAGCATGATTTCGACGGGCTGCACGACTATCCGCCGGGCTTCCGGTTGTGA